In the genome of Streptomyces aquilus, the window GGGCCTCGCGGTGAGCGTGTTGATCGACGCGACCGTGGTGCGGCTGCTGATGGTGCCGGCCGTGATGACACTGCTCGGCCCGCACGCCTGGTGGACACCCCGGTGGCTGGACCGGATGCTGCCGCACATCGACGCCGAGGGGGAGCAGGAGCCGGCCGAGGAGCGGCCCAGGGTCATGCAGGGCTGAGGACGAGCATCGTCACGTCGTCGACAGCGGTCCCGCAGTGGCCGGTCAGATCCCGCCACACGCGCTCCACCAGGACCGCCGGCTCCAGATCCAGGAAGCCGGTGAGCCGCTCGGTGAGCGGATAGAACGCCCCGCCCGCGTTCCTGGCCTCGGTGACCCCGTCGGACGCCAGGAAGAGCCGGTCACCGCTCAGCAGCGGCAGGGTGAGCCCGGCCGGAGACCCGGCGTCGCCCAGCCCCAGCCCCAACGGCACGCCCGCCGCCACCTCCAGCTCGACGGCCCGTCCCTCGCGCAACAGCACGGGTGCCGGATGCCCGCACACCACGATCCGTACGGACCGGGCGTCGGCGGCGAAGTCCAGCAGTGCGGCGGTCGCGAACAGCTCGGCGTGCGGCACGTCCGCCGAGTCCACCACCAGCCGGCGATCGAGGCGCGCCGCCACCGACTCCGGGTCCGGCTCGTCCAGCACCGCCTCCCGGAACGCACCCAGCAGCGAGGCGACGGTGGCGACGGCCGCCAGCCCGTGCCCCTGGACGTCTCCCATGACCACCCGCACGCCGTGCGGCCCCCGGCGTACGTCGAAGAAGTCGCCGCCGACGAGCGTGCCGCGCTGAGCCGCCCGGTACAGCCCCGCACACCCCACGGACCCCACCCGCGCGGGCAACGGCGGTACGACCGCCCGCTGCGCCGCCTCGGCCACCGCCCGCTCGGTGACCAGCTGGGCGTCACGGTGGCTGCGGACGTAGGACACGACCACGCTCAGTGCCGCGACGAAGCCCACGGTGAGCAGGTCGGCGTTTCCGGGGTCGTCGAGCCGGAACGCCGGCGCGACCAGCACGGCGACGACGAGGCCACCGAGGACCGCCGTCGCCGCGGGCCCGTACGACAGCACGGCCAACGGGGGGATCGCGCCCAGCAGAAAGCCGATGTCCAGCGGCTCGGGGCTCGCCAGGGTCGCCCCGCACACCCCCGCCAGCAGCGCGACAGGCAACACCCGCACCCACCTGGGCGGCGGCGCCCCGCGCAACCAGCCCTCCTGCTCCACCTCCCGCTCCTTACCCACGCCTCCACGGTCCTCCGTACGGGGGTGGGACGCACGCCGAGGCGGGAGGGGCGGCGGGGGCGTGTGGCCGCGTAAGCCGGTCCTGGTGGTCGGGCGGCGGGGGCGTGTGGCCGCGTAAGCCGGTCCTTGTGGTCGGGCGGCGGGGGCGTGTGGCGCGCATGCAGGCCCTTGTGGCCGGGCGGCAGGGGCGTGTGGCGCGTACGCAGGCCCTCGCGGTCGGGCGGCAGGGATGTGTGGCGCGCACGCGGGCCCTTGTGGTCGGGCGGCGGGGCATGTGGCGCGCACGCGGGCCCTTGTGGTCCGGCGGCAGGGGTGGCCGGCGCGTGATCCGGCTCCGGTGGGCGTCAGGACGCCGGGCGCTCCGTGGTCCGGGGATGGAGCCGGAACACCTGGACGACGGCCCTGGCGTGCAGGGAGTCCAGGGTCCGGATCTGCTGCTCCGCCCTGCGCAGCAGCTGTTCGAGCCGGTCGGCGTCCAGGCGTGGCTCCAGCGCCGACACCGGCAGCAGCGCGCGCCAGAGCGACGCCTTGCCCTGCGCACCCAGCCGCAGGGCCTCCAGC includes:
- a CDS encoding PP2C family protein-serine/threonine phosphatase, translated to MGKEREVEQEGWLRGAPPPRWVRVLPVALLAGVCGATLASPEPLDIGFLLGAIPPLAVLSYGPAATAVLGGLVVAVLVAPAFRLDDPGNADLLTVGFVAALSVVVSYVRSHRDAQLVTERAVAEAAQRAVVPPLPARVGSVGCAGLYRAAQRGTLVGGDFFDVRRGPHGVRVVMGDVQGHGLAAVATVASLLGAFREAVLDEPDPESVAARLDRRLVVDSADVPHAELFATAALLDFAADARSVRIVVCGHPAPVLLREGRAVELEVAAGVPLGLGLGDAGSPAGLTLPLLSGDRLFLASDGVTEARNAGGAFYPLTERLTGFLDLEPAVLVERVWRDLTGHCGTAVDDVTMLVLSPA